The Eriocheir sinensis breed Jianghai 21 chromosome 21, ASM2467909v1, whole genome shotgun sequence genome includes a region encoding these proteins:
- the LOC127001450 gene encoding dynein regulatory complex subunit 7-like, producing the protein MLTYTPPPPASPLPQKVRSAALVAKTQRGEAAECALVVASVLLGAGYRTFVVQGTARPSLVAGDTSILPCPYLAPPYQAGKESGKAPPSKYSVRQPPDLRSRYTLIMEERARRRLLAEQQQQQQEKRDSDPSLAESQHEQQDVGGSDLHFWVLVLPHKRQLCSPTFVEPSTGKVTPLPAEEPLPYLYVHALFNHSNYWASTQPRQPISADIFDLDDRSMWLPLIDDKPKSQPKEPPQKTPEPVSHSGEPEDTRQSLQESQDSPSKPQDAPGQSQDPQESSSKPQDTPVKPHDSSSLPPETQDALSPSQETLTQHQQPSSASQTKTRRSRNKEEPLLPRGCYKPVVITEEGRLHVCVCVCVCALLQRFPGGWREEVYQGAVVRRYAPLTHPRGTTVALTLFTPEGRTDQGCVTDLLTGAVRDTFSRSRKDTLKEHHYWREPSSLSSCVDKDGVDNPWRACELEVRPQTQPLEVFLFHSEFRVDALRRREIRSGELREEYADRADLLLRRIVTFASAISKTVQVSGDLSSKRVG; encoded by the exons ATGCTCACCTACACTccgccgccgcccgcatcccCGCTG CCGCAGAAGGTACGGTCGGCTGCGCTGGTGGCGAAGACGCAGCGAGGAGAGGCGGCCGAGTGCGCCCTGGTGGTGGCGTCGGTGCTGCTGGGGGCCGGGTACCGCACCTTCGTGGTCCAGGGCACGGCGCGCCCCTCTCTAGTGGCTGGCGACACGTCCATCCTGCCCTGCCCCTACCTCGCGCCGCCCTACCAG GCGGGGAAGGAATCGGGCAAAGCACCCCCTTCAAAATACAGCGTGAGGCAGCCGCCGGACCTGAGGAGTCGTTACACCCTCATCATGGAGGAGCgcgcccgccgccgcctccttgcagaacaacagcagcagcagcaggaaaagAGAGACAGCGACCCCAGCCTTGCAGAGAGCCAACATGAACAACAG gATGTTGGAGGGAGCGACCTTCACTTCTGGGTGCTGGTGCTTCCCCACAAACGCCAGCTGTGCTCGCCGACCTTCGTGGAGCCGAGCACGGGGAAGGTCACGCCCCTGCCCGCTGAGGAGCCGCTGCCCTACCTCTACGTGCACGCCCTCTTCAACCACAGCAACTACTGGGCCTCCACGCAGCCTCGCCAGCCCATCAGTGCAGACATA TTTGACTTGGACGATCGCTCGATGTGGCTGCCGCTCATCGACGACAAGCCCAAGTCTCAGCCTAAAGAGCCGCCCCAGAAAACGCCCGAGCCAGTCTCTCACTCCGGTGAGCCTGAGGACACTCGCCAGTCTCTTCAGGAGTCTCAGGACTCACCAAGCAAGCCTCAAGATGCACCCGGGCAGTCACAGGACCCCCAGGAATCTTCCAGCAAGCCACAAGACACCCCAGTTAAGCCTCATGATTCATCTAGTCTGCCGCCGGAGACCCAGGACGCCCTCAGTCCTTCACAAGAAACTCTCACGCAGCATCAACAGCCCTCCAGTGCATCCCAGACCAAAACGAGGCGCTCGAGGAACAAGGAGGAGCCGCTGCTGCCCCGCGGCTGCTACAAGCCCGTCGTCATCACTGAAGAAGGCaggttacatgtgtgtgtgtgtgtgtgtgtgtgtg CCCTGTTGCAAAGGTTCCCCGGGGGGTGGCGGGAGGAGGTATACCAGGGGGCGGTGGTGCGGCGCTACGCCCCGCTCACGCATCCGCGGGGGACCACAGTCGCCCTCACTCTCTTCACTCCTGAAG GGAGGACAGACCAGGGCTGCGTCACGGACCTCCTGACGGGGGCGGTCAGGGACACCTTTTCTAGGAGCAGGAAGGACACACTCAAAG aACACCACTACTGGAGGGAGCCGTCGTCGCTGTCCTCGTGCGTTGACAAGGACGGCGTGGACAACCCATGGCGGGCCTGCGAGCTGGAGGTGCGCCCCCAGACGCAGCCCCTCGAAGTATTCCTCTTCCACTCGGAGTTCCGCGTCGACGCCCTCAG GAGACGGGAGATAAGAAGCGGAGAGCTGCGGGAGGAGTACGCAGATCGGGCAGACTTACTCCTGCGGCGCATCGTCACCTTCGCTAGTGCCATCTCCAAGACCGTGCAGGTGAGCGGGGATCTATCATCTAAGAGGGTTGGGTGA
- the LOC127001758 gene encoding dynein regulatory complex subunit 7-like, whose product MMVAEGRVYLLYHYGRHRLLQPSRTFIKPADGVPTSLTMDLTHSFQPDPGAEEPSLPQFWEELEEQMEAEARALVEVRQAVEETEAVKEARVAEEERATLLPGIFDTTSNATVQQILKEREWEEAHREETERKKREEREGRVDTLAPYLPLLQGGEGLEEAVKERCLQDLRDRLALRANLLQDKLDQARENVLACREEATRRKRVTAEERAALNAQTAAAEAAHRRLRAHLAAWRHEAEERYETMAAKLEADPRIHDIPSSTATPQPTDRQGSPGPTAPQR is encoded by the exons atgatggtggcggaggGGCGCGTCTACCTCCTGTACCACTACGGCCGCCACCGCCTGCTGCAGCCCTCCAGGACCTTCATCAAGCCAGCGGACGGCGTGCCCACCTCCCTCACCATGGACCTCACCCACAGCTTccaa CCTGACCCCGGGGCAGAGGAGCCGTCGTTGCCGCAGTTttgggaagagttggaggaacAGATGGAGGCCGAGGCCCGGGCGTTGGTGGAGGTGCGGCAAGCAGTGGAGGAGACCGAGGCGGTGAAGGAGGCCCgtgtggcggaggaggagcgAGCCACGCTGCTGCCGGGAATCTTCGACACCACGTCCAACGCCACCGTCCAGCAGATCCTGAAGGAG agagagtgggaggaggccCACcgggaagagacggagagaaagaagagagaggagcggGAGGGCCGCGTTGACACCCTTGCTCCTTACCTGCCGCTACTTCAG GGAGGAGAGGGGCTGGAGGAGGCCGTAAAAGAGCGCTGCCTACAGGACTTGAGAGATCGCCTCGCCCTCAGAGCAAACCTTCTTCAAGACAAACTTGACCAA GCTCGAGAGAATGTGCTGGCGTGCCGGGAGGAGGCCACGCGCCGTAAGCGAGTGACCGCTGAGGAGCGCGCCGCCCTCAACGCCCAGACCGCCGCAGCTGAGGCCGCCCATCGCCGCCTGCGGGCCCACCTGGCGGCCTGGAGACACGAGGCCGAGGAGAGGTACGAGACCATGGCCGCCAAGCTGGAGGCCGACCCGCGGATTCATGACAttccctcctccaccgccacgcCCCAGCCGACGGACAGACAGGGCTCTCCCGGCCCCACGGCCCCGCAGCGCTGA